In Saccharothrix syringae, the following are encoded in one genomic region:
- a CDS encoding NACHT domain-containing protein codes for MEQDGRAAVPNHVGGDVFGPSVQAGVIQGGVHLHLAPASRDDRAGRGSRDDQAAPASRGDRAGRGSWEARLPAEVRSLMRAQVRAARELPYRLPGARRPSLAAVHVRQDLSTGTDEPRPEAPQPTPILDGHGQLVEAPRPPAPRAAVRPPVRGLREVLDGDEHLVITGGAGQGKSTLSLRLAADIAAHWCGERAGEPIAEPVVPLRLTARELAKRLNFPASQALADSARDEYGALLTTPLGPDLAADRVAGCRWLLLVDALDEVADGADRDRLVQVLAALAEEPAYRVVVTTRPVEGAALAPLRRAGAARYELQPFDERAVRCFAENWFAEDGPDAADRFVRQVREAHLDELVRVPLLATIAAIIFGQRHDRPLPDNQYELYEKYLELLRSARTSTGRFEDHRGPLLEHLGRTRLETDTPLVAAARDWVRAHVPPAAPGVDWQADLTAFLVSVGPLVMRGDDLRFLHHSFAEHLAATARARELPERFDAGHEEFARLLHAARPKERGGYARAVVLHYTRLRPAEADPLVRALHAGDPEHHLLAARLLARRVPAGEEVVDAFLTTVRGWAMTTQYPGGDILAQASRAAHHPGLVGWLVDLMRADAAPLSSRTEAAAALAGRIRGGHAAEAVAFLTGLVDDPGTPVGDRLAAAEALADCGEAAREPAERGLRAVLANPLACGDGCRTAAVLLAAFGDGAREFAVEVLLRLVGSEEIPAHDLVEVATGLIEIGAEFHATAASVFRAVLRDPVKSMTGRRNAALGLASLGPEGTAEAVDALTALVADRGRDRDDRAQAAQVLGELGPQHRVAAGELLLGVMAEPGLTTQERHQCAARLADLGPRMREIAIGHLRSVEADRGAGRYSVLTAARSLANLGPDFFGEAARALWRLLSDVPGDRPLRTMVLGNLLKLGEPHRTRAAGLLQERVNDRAAPPADRCDGAEWLVRSGPQWCAEAHACFLEIAAGEPDVEVALRAWAGLLGLASEHRAEALAALLDATRADQGAEGNLFGAAHAFALSDEEHFRVAQALLRVLGDTGRNFRTRLSALRGLLDFRSGGRRAAVDEVVVLIRSVAAPDFDFPYLALFLDDVGPGLRWEVAGALRGLLADPRATAFRLWRVSSALDRLGFGTGPEVVAALCTVVVDTAVKPEDRRQAAVMLARIAPEHASEAAAVVRRLDKTEVPLRAHDPYLGVTPRSSALLEQVKTDPGTADAAIAYHRAVLEDECQDVGSRSAAAALLFNFDRASRQTALGLLRRFARSRYSTAAERGLAAYYLAWSSPSGEREDLKLFESVARHPATWPNVRRRVVAWLPREERTEAERALLLDHALPIGQRVPRRDIWDDLPLFAEAEEAVRHVLTAPGTRWRERINAASELAGLSLELVEEAAEVLRRAWDERPGSVAAAKALARLGPRYREEVLTRARELVLDPTRPARVRLRAAGVVLEVAFDPPADVVACLHDLASSDRDRVDARYWLRHVDGLDPLRAIRDDEREAQATRWRAAVKLVSHGVEDRAAAARLLGSIAADPGVRPALRWRAARDLAELGVPGRDRAEELLWAMAVDEGLPVGARTAAGRVLLEVAPARRGPVVKVLRGLLRVGDPLRRAEVLSALGDGLGLLRMARDPELGAVVRVRCAEAVVRTGHDLREGAAVAVRAVARDEAVPGHVRRRAARDLAAWSALYRG; via the coding sequence GTGGAACAGGACGGTCGCGCTGCGGTGCCCAACCACGTCGGCGGTGACGTCTTCGGCCCGAGCGTCCAGGCGGGGGTGATCCAGGGCGGCGTGCACCTCCACCTCGCCCCCGCGAGCCGGGATGACCGGGCTGGGCGCGGGAGCCGGGACGATCAAGCCGCCCCCGCGAGCCGGGGTGACCGGGCTGGGCGCGGGAGCTGGGAGGCACGGCTCCCGGCGGAGGTCCGCTCGCTGATGCGCGCCCAGGTGCGGGCGGCCCGGGAGCTGCCCTACCGGCTGCCCGGCGCGCGCCGCCCGTCGCTGGCCGCCGTGCACGTCCGCCAGGACCTGAGCACCGGCACCGACGAGCCGCGCCCGGAGGCGCCGCAGCCCACCCCGATCCTGGACGGCCACGGCCAACTGGTCGAAGCGCCCCGCCCACCCGCGCCGCGCGCGGCCGTGCGACCGCCGGTCCGCGGCCTGCGGGAGGTGCTGGACGGCGACGAGCACCTGGTGATCACCGGCGGCGCGGGTCAGGGCAAGTCGACGCTGTCGCTGCGCCTGGCCGCGGACATCGCGGCCCACTGGTGCGGTGAACGCGCCGGCGAACCGATCGCCGAACCCGTCGTCCCCCTCCGGCTCACGGCCCGCGAGCTGGCCAAACGGCTGAACTTCCCCGCGTCCCAGGCACTCGCGGACAGCGCCCGGGACGAGTACGGCGCGCTGCTGACCACCCCGCTGGGCCCGGACCTGGCCGCCGACCGGGTTGCCGGCTGCCGCTGGCTGCTGCTCGTCGACGCGCTCGACGAGGTCGCCGACGGCGCCGACCGCGACCGGCTGGTGCAGGTCCTCGCCGCCCTGGCGGAGGAACCCGCCTACCGCGTCGTGGTCACCACCCGGCCCGTGGAGGGCGCGGCCCTGGCCCCGCTGCGGCGCGCGGGCGCGGCGCGGTACGAGTTGCAGCCGTTCGACGAGCGGGCGGTGCGCTGCTTCGCCGAGAACTGGTTCGCCGAGGACGGCCCGGACGCGGCCGACCGGTTCGTCCGCCAGGTCCGCGAGGCCCACCTGGACGAGCTGGTCCGCGTGCCGCTGCTGGCCACCATCGCGGCGATCATCTTCGGGCAGCGCCACGACCGCCCGCTGCCGGACAACCAGTACGAGCTGTACGAGAAGTACCTGGAGCTGCTGCGCTCGGCCCGCACGTCGACCGGCCGCTTCGAGGACCACCGCGGCCCGCTGCTGGAGCACCTGGGCCGCACCCGGCTGGAGACCGACACGCCCCTGGTGGCGGCGGCCCGCGACTGGGTGCGCGCGCACGTGCCGCCCGCCGCGCCGGGCGTCGACTGGCAGGCCGACCTGACCGCGTTCCTGGTCTCCGTCGGCCCGTTGGTCATGCGCGGCGACGACCTGCGGTTCCTGCACCACAGCTTCGCCGAGCACCTGGCCGCCACGGCGCGGGCCCGCGAGCTGCCCGAGCGCTTCGACGCGGGGCACGAGGAGTTCGCGCGCCTGCTGCACGCCGCCCGCCCGAAGGAGCGGGGCGGGTACGCCAGGGCCGTGGTGCTGCACTACACCCGCCTGCGCCCGGCGGAGGCCGACCCGCTGGTGCGCGCCCTGCACGCCGGCGACCCGGAACACCACCTGCTGGCCGCCCGGCTGCTGGCCAGGCGCGTGCCGGCGGGGGAGGAGGTCGTGGACGCGTTCCTGACCACGGTGCGCGGGTGGGCGATGACGACCCAGTACCCCGGCGGCGACATCCTGGCGCAGGCGAGCCGGGCCGCGCACCACCCGGGGCTGGTGGGGTGGCTGGTCGATCTGATGCGCGCCGACGCGGCACCGCTGTCGTCGCGGACCGAGGCCGCCGCGGCGCTGGCCGGTCGCATCCGGGGCGGGCACGCGGCGGAGGCGGTCGCGTTCCTGACCGGCCTGGTGGACGACCCCGGCACCCCGGTCGGCGACCGGCTGGCGGCGGCCGAGGCGTTGGCCGACTGCGGGGAGGCCGCGCGGGAGCCGGCCGAACGCGGGTTGCGCGCGGTGCTGGCCAACCCGCTGGCGTGCGGGGACGGCTGCCGCACCGCGGCCGTGCTGCTCGCCGCATTCGGGGACGGTGCCCGGGAGTTCGCCGTCGAGGTGCTGTTACGCCTGGTGGGCAGCGAGGAGATCCCGGCGCACGACCTGGTCGAGGTGGCCACCGGGTTGATCGAGATCGGGGCCGAGTTCCACGCCACGGCCGCGTCCGTGTTCCGCGCCGTCCTGCGCGACCCGGTCAAGAGCATGACCGGGCGGCGGAACGCGGCGCTGGGGCTGGCCTCCCTGGGGCCCGAGGGGACGGCCGAGGCGGTTGACGCACTCACCGCGCTCGTCGCGGATCGAGGACGGGACCGGGACGACCGTGCACAAGCTGCTCAGGTACTGGGTGAGCTGGGGCCGCAGCACCGCGTCGCGGCGGGGGAGTTGCTGCTGGGGGTGATGGCCGAGCCAGGGCTCACCACCCAGGAACGGCACCAGTGCGCGGCCAGGTTGGCCGACCTGGGGCCGAGGATGAGGGAGATTGCGATCGGGCACCTGCGCTCGGTGGAAGCCGATCGCGGGGCCGGGCGGTACAGCGTCCTGACGGCGGCCAGGAGTCTGGCGAACCTCGGGCCGGACTTCTTCGGCGAGGCCGCGCGGGCACTGTGGCGGCTGCTGTCCGACGTGCCCGGCGACCGCCCGCTGCGGACGATGGTGCTCGGTAACCTGCTGAAACTGGGCGAACCCCACCGGACCCGGGCCGCCGGGCTGTTGCAGGAACGGGTGAACGACCGCGCGGCGCCGCCCGCCGACCGGTGCGACGGGGCCGAGTGGCTGGTCCGGTCGGGCCCGCAGTGGTGCGCCGAGGCGCACGCGTGCTTCCTGGAAATCGCCGCCGGGGAACCGGACGTCGAGGTCGCGCTGCGCGCCTGGGCGGGTCTGCTGGGACTGGCGTCGGAGCACCGGGCCGAGGCGTTGGCGGCCCTGCTCGACGCGACGCGTGCGGACCAGGGGGCGGAAGGCAACCTGTTCGGCGCCGCGCATGCTTTCGCGTTGTCCGACGAAGAGCACTTCCGGGTGGCCCAGGCGCTGCTGCGCGTGCTGGGGGACACCGGTCGGAACTTCCGGACGAGGTTGTCGGCCCTCCGGGGCCTGCTCGACTTCAGGAGCGGGGGCCGGCGTGCCGCGGTGGACGAGGTGGTCGTTCTCATCCGGTCCGTTGCCGCACCGGATTTCGACTTCCCCTACCTCGCCCTGTTCCTCGACGACGTGGGCCCAGGTCTCCGATGGGAGGTGGCCGGGGCGCTGCGCGGGCTGCTGGCCGACCCGCGTGCGACGGCGTTCCGGCTGTGGCGGGTTTCGAGCGCGCTCGACCGCCTCGGGTTCGGCACCGGTCCCGAGGTGGTGGCCGCGTTGTGCACCGTCGTCGTCGACACCGCGGTCAAGCCGGAGGACCGCCGGCAAGCGGCGGTGATGTTGGCGCGGATCGCCCCGGAGCACGCCTCGGAGGCTGCCGCCGTGGTGCGGCGGCTGGACAAGACCGAGGTGCCACTCCGGGCGCACGACCCCTACTTGGGCGTCACACCGCGCAGTTCGGCCCTGCTGGAGCAGGTGAAGACCGATCCGGGCACGGCGGATGCGGCCATCGCCTACCACCGCGCGGTGCTGGAGGACGAGTGCCAGGACGTCGGCAGCCGGAGCGCGGCGGCGGCGCTGCTCTTCAACTTCGACCGGGCCTCCCGTCAGACGGCACTCGGGTTGCTCCGGCGGTTCGCCCGGAGCCGTTACTCCACCGCGGCGGAGAGAGGGCTTGCGGCGTACTACCTGGCGTGGAGCAGCCCTTCGGGTGAGCGGGAGGACCTGAAGTTGTTCGAGTCGGTGGCCCGGCACCCCGCGACGTGGCCGAACGTGCGACGCCGGGTGGTCGCCTGGCTGCCCCGGGAGGAGCGCACCGAGGCAGAACGCGCCCTGCTCCTCGACCACGCGCTCCCGATCGGGCAGCGGGTGCCCCGCCGGGACATCTGGGACGACCTGCCGCTGTTCGCCGAGGCGGAGGAGGCGGTGCGCCATGTGCTCACCGCGCCCGGCACGCGTTGGCGGGAACGGATCAACGCGGCGTCGGAGCTGGCCGGCCTGTCGTTGGAGCTGGTGGAAGAGGCGGCCGAGGTGTTGCGCCGGGCCTGGGACGAGCGGCCGGGCAGCGTGGCGGCGGCGAAGGCGTTGGCGCGATTGGGGCCCCGGTACCGCGAGGAGGTGCTGACCCGGGCTCGGGAACTCGTGCTCGATCCAACGCGACCGGCGCGGGTGCGCCTGCGGGCGGCCGGGGTCGTGCTGGAGGTCGCGTTCGACCCGCCGGCGGACGTGGTGGCGTGCCTGCACGACCTGGCGTCCTCCGATCGGGACCGGGTGGACGCCCGGTACTGGCTGCGGCACGTCGACGGACTGGACCCCTTGCGGGCGATCCGCGACGACGAGCGCGAGGCGCAGGCGACCCGGTGGCGTGCGGCGGTCAAGCTGGTCAGCCACGGCGTGGAGGACCGCGCGGCGGCGGCGCGGTTGCTGGGTTCCATTGCCGCTGACCCGGGGGTGCGGCCGGCGTTGCGGTGGCGGGCCGCGCGGGACCTGGCCGAGCTGGGGGTTCCGGGTCGTGACCGGGCCGAGGAGCTGCTGTGGGCGATGGCCGTGGACGAGGGGTTGCCGGTCGGTGCCCGGACGGCGGCGGGGCGGGTCCTGCTGGAGGTCGCGCCGGCCCGTCGTGGTCCGGTGGTGAAGGTGTTGCGCGGGTTGCTCAGGGTGGGGGACCCGCTGCGGCGTGCCGAGGTGCTGAGCGCCCTGGGTGACGGGCTCGGACTGCTCCGGATGGCGCGTGACCCGGAGCTGGGCGCGGTGGTCCGGGTGCGGTGTGCCGAAGCGGTGGTCCGCACGGGGCACGACCTGCGCGAGGGCGCCGCGGTGGCGGTGCGGGCGGTGGCGCGGGACGAGGCCGTGCCGGGGCACGTGCGGCGGCGGGCGGCGCGGGACCTGGCCGCCTGGAGCGCGCTGTACCGGGGTTGA